One window from the genome of Leucobacter aridicollis encodes:
- a CDS encoding VIT1/CCC1 transporter family protein, producing MTLEATRGSNINSVAPAQAAQHPDSAPEHADPTAGEPRSARIGQKLNWLRAGVLGANDGIVSVAGVVIGVAAATPGNTVAVATAGVAALVAGAFSMAGGEYVSVSTQRDTEKALIDQKRRSLALRPAEELRGLAGFYRRRGVSAALATEVAKELSAHDALAAHAEVELGIDPDEYTSPWAAAISSFIAFTVGGVLPLIMILLPLGAGRIPAAGFAVLLGLVLTGWISAALGEAPRARAILRNVLMGGATMIATYLIGLIFGVAVG from the coding sequence ATGACACTCGAAGCAACTCGCGGCAGCAACATCAACTCCGTGGCGCCCGCTCAGGCGGCCCAGCACCCAGACTCGGCGCCCGAGCACGCAGACCCGACTGCCGGTGAGCCGCGCTCGGCGCGCATCGGCCAGAAGCTCAATTGGCTGCGCGCTGGGGTGCTCGGAGCGAACGACGGCATCGTCTCAGTCGCAGGCGTCGTCATCGGTGTCGCGGCGGCGACGCCGGGAAACACGGTGGCGGTCGCGACAGCTGGCGTCGCCGCGCTTGTCGCGGGCGCGTTCTCCATGGCTGGCGGCGAGTACGTCTCGGTGAGCACGCAGCGCGACACCGAGAAGGCACTCATCGACCAGAAGCGCCGCTCGCTCGCGTTGCGGCCAGCGGAGGAGCTCCGCGGTCTCGCCGGCTTCTACCGCCGCCGCGGTGTGTCCGCGGCGCTCGCGACCGAGGTCGCCAAGGAGCTCAGCGCGCACGACGCCCTCGCTGCACACGCTGAGGTGGAGCTCGGTATCGACCCTGACGAGTACACGAGCCCCTGGGCCGCGGCGATCTCCTCGTTCATTGCGTTTACTGTCGGCGGGGTGCTGCCGCTCATCATGATCCTGCTGCCGCTCGGCGCCGGCAGGATCCCCGCGGCAGGCTTCGCCGTGCTCCTCGGCCTCGTGCTTACCGGTTGGATCTCAGCAGCGCTTGGGGAAGCGCCGCGGGCCCGGGCGATCCTCCGCAACGTGCTGATGGGCGGGGCGACGATGATCGCGACCTACCTCATCGGCCTCATCTTCGGGGTCGCCGTCGGCTAG
- a CDS encoding adenine phosphoribosyltransferase: MPHFPEPSAELARAEKLILGIPDHPAPGIVFRDIMPLLADGPAFKATVDALIAPFLGTFDVIAGLEARGFLLASAAAYSTGAGLLPIRKAGKLPRPAASVGYELEYGVAEVEAHNDLPAGTRVLLIDDVLATGGTLEAARELVELLGYTVAGTAVLFEINGLGGRLAVADPNLHTVFASGE, encoded by the coding sequence ATGCCGCACTTCCCTGAGCCGAGCGCCGAGCTCGCGCGCGCGGAGAAGCTGATTCTCGGGATCCCGGACCACCCGGCGCCGGGCATCGTCTTCCGCGACATCATGCCGCTGCTCGCTGACGGCCCGGCGTTCAAAGCGACAGTCGATGCGCTCATCGCCCCGTTTCTCGGCACGTTCGACGTGATCGCTGGGCTTGAGGCGCGCGGGTTTCTGCTCGCGAGCGCAGCTGCGTACTCGACGGGTGCCGGGCTGCTCCCGATCCGTAAGGCAGGCAAGCTGCCCCGCCCGGCAGCGTCGGTGGGCTACGAGCTCGAGTACGGGGTCGCCGAGGTTGAAGCTCACAACGACTTGCCCGCAGGTACCCGAGTGCTGTTGATTGACGATGTTTTGGCGACTGGCGGTACGCTCGAGGCCGCTCGCGAGCTCGTCGAGCTGCTCGGCTACACAGTCGCCGGAACCGCTGTGCTGTTTGAGATCAACGGGCTCGGCGGTCGCCTCGCGGTCGCAGACCCGAACCTGCACACCGTGTTCGCGAGCGGCGAGTAA
- a CDS encoding AMP-binding protein → MSDSFFAARDQLLDLQGDPARARAEFRWPDVGDAFNWAHDVFDRIADGNDTTALWIAEEDGSEVKRSFRELKQRSDQVANWLRSLGAKRGDIAMLMLGNHVELWEIMLAAMKLGVVILPTSVVLGPQELVDRVARGNVNWVFAGPQDAVKFAGIPGGFRGVGVRIDSGTMDQRAALYDWARFEESRSASLAPIVKQTKSVDPALLYFTSGTTKLPKIAVHSHTSYPLGHFTTMAWLGVRPGDIHSVISAPGWAKHAWSSFFGPWNAGATVYVANYGKFKAERIIAELDRVGVTSFCAPPTVWRMLIQSDLGQKPSGLREVVSAGEPLNPEVISRIEESWGLVLRDGYGQTETTATVGNMPGDLVVPGAMGKPLPGVDIVLVDPMTGDEGDEGEVCLRLGPEDGGQGAARPVNLMSGYFGNAEATAEALAGGLYHTGDVAQRDEHGSLTFVGRTDDIFKSSDFKVSPFEVESVMLEHDFVAEAAVIGAPDDTRLNVTKAYVSLAAGVEASEATAREILLHARRALPAYMRVRRVEFFELPKTTSGKIRRVELRQREEAAHAAGERVTSEWREEDFPDLKA, encoded by the coding sequence GTGAGTGACTCCTTTTTTGCAGCAAGAGATCAGCTTCTCGACCTCCAGGGGGACCCCGCACGGGCGCGGGCCGAGTTTCGCTGGCCAGACGTTGGCGACGCGTTCAACTGGGCCCACGACGTGTTCGATCGCATCGCCGACGGCAACGATACGACCGCGCTCTGGATCGCCGAGGAGGACGGCTCGGAGGTCAAGCGAAGCTTCCGCGAGCTGAAGCAGCGTTCCGACCAGGTCGCGAACTGGCTGCGCAGCCTCGGCGCGAAGCGCGGCGACATCGCGATGCTGATGCTCGGCAACCACGTCGAGCTGTGGGAGATCATGCTCGCCGCGATGAAGCTCGGCGTCGTGATCCTGCCAACCTCCGTCGTCCTCGGCCCGCAGGAGCTCGTCGACCGGGTGGCGCGAGGCAACGTGAACTGGGTGTTCGCCGGCCCGCAGGACGCGGTGAAGTTCGCGGGGATTCCTGGCGGCTTCCGCGGCGTTGGCGTACGGATCGACTCGGGCACGATGGATCAGCGTGCTGCACTGTATGACTGGGCGCGATTCGAGGAGTCGCGCTCGGCGTCGCTTGCGCCGATCGTGAAGCAGACGAAGAGCGTGGATCCGGCGCTGCTGTACTTCACCTCAGGCACGACGAAGCTGCCAAAGATCGCCGTGCACTCGCACACGAGCTACCCGCTCGGGCATTTCACCACGATGGCGTGGCTTGGCGTGCGCCCCGGCGACATTCACTCGGTCATCAGCGCACCGGGCTGGGCGAAGCACGCCTGGTCGAGTTTCTTCGGGCCGTGGAACGCTGGCGCGACTGTGTATGTCGCGAACTACGGCAAGTTCAAGGCCGAGCGAATCATCGCCGAGCTTGATCGCGTTGGAGTGACGAGTTTCTGCGCGCCGCCGACTGTGTGGCGCATGCTCATCCAGAGCGACCTTGGGCAGAAGCCGTCGGGGCTCCGTGAGGTTGTCTCGGCGGGCGAGCCGCTGAATCCCGAGGTGATCTCGCGCATCGAAGAGAGCTGGGGTCTCGTGCTCCGCGACGGCTACGGTCAGACCGAGACAACAGCCACTGTCGGCAACATGCCTGGCGACCTCGTCGTGCCGGGCGCGATGGGTAAACCGCTTCCCGGCGTAGACATCGTGCTCGTCGACCCGATGACAGGAGACGAGGGCGACGAGGGCGAAGTCTGCCTTCGACTTGGTCCTGAAGACGGCGGCCAGGGCGCCGCGCGTCCCGTCAACCTCATGAGTGGCTACTTCGGCAACGCGGAGGCGACGGCCGAGGCGCTCGCGGGCGGGCTCTACCACACGGGCGACGTCGCACAGCGCGACGAGCACGGGTCGCTGACCTTCGTTGGCCGCACCGACGACATCTTCAAGTCGAGCGACTTCAAGGTCTCGCCGTTCGAGGTTGAAAGCGTCATGCTCGAACACGATTTCGTCGCCGAGGCGGCAGTGATAGGCGCCCCAGACGACACCCGCCTGAACGTGACGAAGGCGTACGTATCGCTTGCTGCCGGCGTTGAGGCATCTGAAGCGACAGCGAGGGAGATCCTGTTGCACGCGAGGCGTGCGCTTCCCGCGTACATGCGTGTGCGCCGCGTTGAATTCTTCGAGCTGCCGAAGACGACCTCGGGCAAGATTCGCCGAGTCGAGCTACGCCAGCGCGAGGAGGCAGCCCATGCCGCAGGCGAGCGGGTCACCTCGGAGTGGCGCGAGGAAGACTTCCCTGACCTGAAGGCCTGA
- a CDS encoding o-succinylbenzoate synthase has translation MATAPTLSELLDTARVVSIPTRTRFRGISEREAVIFTGPQGASEFSPFLEYDDAESARWLAAAMEFGWERPPLPHRKAIAVNATVPAVPAGAVPEILARFPGCRTAKVKVAERGQALADDVARVQAVREALGPDGAVRVDANGGWTVAEAFAALARLAPFGLEYAEQPCASVAELAELRTLLASAGIAVRIAADESVRKAEDPLAVARAGAADLIVAKAQPLGGIAGALRIIKEARLPVIVSSALDTSVGISMGLHLAAALPNHLLAGACGLGTVALLEGDVAVAPLIPVDGKLPLTRPTLDSAAIDRFAAPPERTRWWRDRIERCYEALDPVGLPS, from the coding sequence ATGGCTACCGCCCCAACGCTTTCAGAGCTCCTCGACACGGCTCGTGTGGTGTCGATCCCAACCCGCACCAGGTTTCGCGGCATCTCCGAGCGGGAGGCCGTGATCTTTACCGGGCCGCAAGGCGCGAGTGAGTTCTCACCCTTCCTTGAGTACGACGACGCTGAGAGCGCGCGCTGGCTCGCAGCGGCGATGGAGTTCGGCTGGGAGCGCCCGCCCCTGCCTCACCGCAAAGCGATCGCCGTGAACGCAACGGTGCCGGCGGTTCCCGCCGGGGCCGTACCTGAGATTCTCGCCAGGTTCCCCGGCTGCCGCACCGCGAAGGTGAAGGTCGCTGAGCGCGGGCAGGCTCTCGCTGACGACGTGGCCCGCGTACAGGCGGTGCGCGAGGCGCTCGGGCCCGATGGGGCGGTTCGCGTCGACGCGAACGGCGGCTGGACCGTCGCCGAGGCGTTCGCCGCGCTCGCGCGCCTCGCCCCGTTTGGCCTGGAGTACGCTGAACAGCCGTGCGCGTCGGTCGCGGAGCTCGCGGAGCTGCGCACGCTGCTCGCCAGCGCTGGCATCGCGGTGCGGATCGCAGCCGATGAGAGCGTTCGAAAAGCTGAGGATCCCCTCGCGGTTGCCCGCGCCGGCGCCGCAGATCTCATCGTCGCGAAGGCGCAACCGCTCGGCGGCATTGCTGGGGCGCTGCGGATCATCAAGGAGGCCAGGCTTCCCGTGATCGTGTCGAGTGCCCTCGATACCTCGGTTGGCATTTCGATGGGGCTACACCTCGCGGCAGCACTCCCCAACCACCTGCTGGCCGGTGCGTGCGGTCTCGGCACCGTCGCGCTGCTCGAAGGCGACGTCGCGGTTGCGCCCCTCATTCCAGTAGACGGGAAGCTTCCGCTGACACGCCCGACGCTCGACAGCGCGGCGATCGACAGGTTCGCGGCGCCACCCGAGCGGACCCGCTGGTGGCGGGATCGGATCGAGCGGTGCTACGAGGCACTCGACCCCGTCGGCCTGCCCAGCTGA
- a CDS encoding DUF2207 domain-containing protein, which yields MKRKREQSSAVAELLDLAGSDPDLLRSGRIPDPQPAHTPLFRWLARVLGTLEAFLRARGGTVLRNAIRVFWAVLAAVGIVLLVGPVINKPMDFDEVIASAKVADVKWVARDAAIDYEVAREPDGTFSAVVTERFTASFVNGPERSVLRTLVTEVDGKDTEFALREATVDGEPALTAVTRHATTIDITLRTPKGEAFEGEREIELSYELHHLARQQTDVATGNAVDAWQWPLFAPSWPQATKGLAVSVKLPGELDRALVRQPHASVGWLLVSGNIWLTPGETAGGAVTYSFENDDSLPPHSDVWVEFTFAEGTFAEPPTTALFWVQTWGPVLPLAVLVGLMLFALAARWVVWADSAGDPWFVARDSAPHGISPLLAADLLGKPRYAELVSALAAAPARGTADATDRWLRSVARAGRRAGRVGNLPAVVGWRSRWARAGAPVAEKLRWVPDSYVRDTFLLAPLAVTLVQWGILRQLSHQVILSVVWWPAAFVLGSTVIAGVTLWAVWRPRPLTRAGALAKQQLSGIAVFARGTRLSERGPVDDPLLPYAALFEPPRRAGNAVIELAARETGDRRVSAGWRGEHFLSVPAILATVAAGALAAGSIVLVSTQPAPYGEAEYLTWPSSEASGVIWTQTEGFEIEAELSRGDDGGARLDVTERLTVGFEPGGASVPQFEREWPRERLGQDLGLVVEEVRVDGAVVPFHETTGSRTTKVTTKLGEVLTGDLPVEVRYALTSPAVEVRDGGDTAQQVRWTAMHWFWDDTFYSNQANPYDGSEPVRPLRVQLTIAPELAGELRSGGWISHGDAERVPGESGQGFEPWVAERDIYNDSGRVELVVGSQATGADGELVVTLDAAAVESRPAPLPGDGDGEPGEPFAIDAALNATLGQYELGLTGDLGATLNFTADTFSNVVDGAAERYRVSYGAPLALLVGLTVAALAAAAAVFVAAVRRGRAAGSSIALVSFAAVSLLAVAQSIVFWWVTGPMPGDSAVVPAMVACSLAMWGAVVAQWVAVVRAGSAVGKAPAKKAAKAQ from the coding sequence GTGAAGCGAAAGCGGGAACAGTCAAGCGCCGTCGCCGAACTTCTCGATCTCGCTGGCTCCGATCCTGATCTGCTGCGGTCGGGGAGGATCCCGGACCCGCAGCCGGCGCACACGCCGCTCTTTCGATGGCTCGCCCGCGTCCTCGGGACGCTTGAGGCGTTTCTCCGCGCGCGCGGCGGTACGGTCTTGCGCAACGCGATTCGCGTCTTCTGGGCGGTGCTTGCGGCCGTCGGAATCGTGCTCCTCGTTGGCCCGGTCATCAACAAGCCGATGGACTTCGACGAAGTTATCGCTTCGGCCAAGGTTGCGGATGTGAAGTGGGTCGCGCGCGACGCGGCGATTGACTATGAGGTCGCGCGTGAGCCTGACGGCACGTTTTCGGCAGTGGTCACTGAACGCTTCACCGCGAGCTTCGTGAATGGGCCTGAGCGCAGCGTGCTGAGAACGCTCGTCACCGAGGTCGACGGGAAAGACACAGAGTTCGCGCTACGGGAGGCAACTGTCGATGGTGAGCCTGCGCTGACGGCGGTGACACGCCACGCGACAACAATTGACATCACGCTCCGCACGCCGAAGGGTGAGGCGTTCGAGGGTGAACGCGAGATCGAGCTGAGCTACGAGCTGCACCACCTTGCGCGGCAACAGACCGACGTGGCCACCGGCAACGCGGTCGACGCGTGGCAGTGGCCGTTGTTTGCCCCGAGCTGGCCGCAGGCCACGAAGGGCCTCGCGGTGTCGGTGAAGCTACCGGGTGAGCTCGACAGGGCTCTCGTGCGCCAGCCACACGCCTCCGTCGGGTGGCTGCTAGTCAGCGGAAACATCTGGCTCACGCCAGGCGAGACGGCCGGGGGCGCAGTCACCTATTCGTTCGAGAACGACGATTCGCTCCCGCCGCACTCAGACGTGTGGGTCGAGTTCACCTTCGCCGAGGGCACGTTCGCTGAGCCGCCAACGACGGCGCTCTTCTGGGTGCAGACTTGGGGCCCGGTGCTGCCGCTCGCGGTGCTTGTCGGACTCATGCTGTTTGCGCTTGCGGCTCGCTGGGTGGTGTGGGCGGACTCTGCGGGGGACCCGTGGTTCGTCGCGCGTGACTCGGCCCCGCATGGGATCTCTCCGCTGCTTGCGGCGGACCTGCTCGGTAAGCCACGGTACGCCGAGCTCGTCTCCGCGCTCGCCGCAGCCCCCGCGCGCGGGACGGCGGACGCCACCGACAGGTGGCTGCGATCCGTTGCCCGTGCCGGGCGCCGAGCTGGCAGGGTCGGTAATCTCCCCGCGGTTGTGGGGTGGCGTTCGCGGTGGGCGCGCGCGGGCGCGCCGGTGGCCGAGAAGCTCCGCTGGGTGCCCGACAGCTACGTGCGTGACACATTCTTGCTCGCTCCGCTCGCGGTAACGCTTGTGCAGTGGGGCATTCTGCGGCAGCTGTCGCACCAGGTCATCTTGAGCGTCGTCTGGTGGCCGGCGGCGTTCGTGCTCGGCTCGACCGTGATCGCGGGCGTCACGCTGTGGGCAGTCTGGCGTCCGCGCCCGCTCACGAGAGCTGGCGCGCTGGCCAAGCAGCAGTTGAGCGGCATCGCTGTCTTTGCGCGGGGAACCCGGTTGTCTGAGCGGGGTCCTGTCGATGATCCGCTGCTCCCGTATGCCGCGCTGTTCGAGCCGCCGCGCCGAGCCGGGAACGCCGTCATTGAACTGGCCGCTCGCGAGACCGGCGACCGTCGCGTCTCAGCCGGGTGGCGCGGCGAGCATTTTCTCTCAGTGCCAGCGATCTTGGCCACAGTCGCGGCTGGAGCGCTCGCGGCGGGATCGATTGTGCTCGTGAGCACGCAGCCGGCGCCTTACGGGGAGGCCGAGTACCTGACGTGGCCGTCATCGGAGGCGAGCGGGGTCATCTGGACGCAGACCGAGGGTTTCGAGATTGAAGCCGAGCTCTCGCGCGGCGACGATGGCGGCGCTCGGCTCGACGTGACTGAGCGGCTCACCGTCGGGTTTGAGCCCGGCGGAGCATCGGTGCCCCAGTTCGAGCGCGAGTGGCCGCGAGAGCGGCTGGGTCAGGATCTTGGCCTCGTCGTGGAAGAGGTTCGCGTCGACGGGGCTGTGGTGCCGTTTCACGAGACGACGGGTAGTCGGACGACGAAGGTGACGACGAAGCTTGGCGAGGTGCTCACCGGAGACCTTCCTGTCGAGGTGCGGTACGCCCTCACGAGCCCGGCCGTTGAGGTTCGAGACGGCGGTGACACCGCCCAGCAGGTGCGATGGACCGCAATGCACTGGTTCTGGGATGACACGTTCTACTCGAACCAAGCGAATCCGTACGACGGATCCGAACCTGTGCGGCCGCTCCGCGTCCAGCTCACGATCGCCCCGGAGCTCGCGGGAGAGCTCCGATCGGGCGGGTGGATCAGTCACGGCGATGCCGAGCGGGTGCCTGGCGAAAGCGGGCAGGGGTTCGAGCCGTGGGTCGCCGAGCGCGACATCTACAACGACTCGGGCCGCGTCGAGCTCGTGGTCGGGTCTCAGGCGACGGGCGCCGATGGGGAGCTTGTCGTCACGCTCGATGCGGCTGCCGTCGAGTCTCGCCCCGCACCGCTCCCTGGCGATGGCGACGGAGAACCGGGCGAGCCATTCGCGATCGACGCGGCCCTGAACGCGACACTTGGCCAATACGAGCTCGGCCTCACGGGTGACCTCGGCGCAACGCTGAACTTTACGGCCGACACGTTCTCGAACGTCGTCGATGGAGCTGCCGAGCGCTACAGGGTCTCCTACGGCGCACCGCTTGCCCTGCTCGTCGGCCTGACAGTTGCAGCGCTCGCCGCTGCGGCCGCCGTCTTTGTCGCGGCCGTGCGCCGCGGTAGGGCTGCAGGATCGTCGATCGCGCTCGTCTCGTTCGCGGCCGTTTCCCTGCTCGCCGTCGCTCAATCCATCGTGTTCTGGTGGGTCACCGGGCCGATGCCTGGCGACTCGGCTGTCGTTCCGGCGATGGTTGCCTGCTCGCTCGCGATGTGGGGCGCGGTCGTCGCGCAGTGGGTCGCGGTGGTTCGTGCCGGATCGGCCGTTGGGAAGGCGCCGGCGAAGAAAGCCGCCAAGGCGCAGTAG